From a region of the Corallococcus macrosporus genome:
- a CDS encoding VOC family protein, translating to MELHHGRMFDHVHLQVRDLEASKRFYRAVLEVMGIPVFNESERHLAADELFLSNDREPTARVHLAFQAKDREMVHRFHQAAVAAGGRDNGGPGERSYHPGYYAAFVLDPDGNNIEMVHHGPAKRSAPSVVYTW from the coding sequence ATGGAACTGCACCACGGCCGCATGTTCGACCACGTCCATCTCCAGGTCCGGGACCTGGAGGCGAGCAAGCGCTTCTACCGCGCGGTGCTGGAGGTGATGGGCATCCCCGTTTTCAACGAGAGCGAGCGGCACCTGGCCGCGGACGAGCTCTTCCTCAGCAACGACCGCGAGCCCACCGCGCGCGTGCACCTGGCCTTCCAGGCGAAGGACCGGGAGATGGTGCACCGCTTCCACCAGGCGGCGGTGGCCGCGGGAGGCCGTGACAACGGCGGCCCCGGGGAGCGCTCGTACCACCCGGGCTACTACGCGGCCTTCGTGCTGGACCCGGACGGCAACAACATCGAGATGGTCCACCACGGGCCGGCGAAGCGCTCGGCGCCGTCCGTCGTCTACACCTGGTGA
- a CDS encoding endopeptidase, with amino-acid sequence MRPLRSALCCLALLVSSTTYAFQPSQPAQQGAVAKKAFFKPELYLPIQNMPLEKARTLMPRVGADRWTKFLSSTGGSVQVYLDPLSGMPTGIQGSFPLLPGDGYRNNVSLDDVRQGLGRSVGGVDESVVGELVFKFVADHQEALGVDLLQLGAPRVTQVTDSLWQVHIPQVVNGVPVRHGRLAATISHGNLILLGTEAWSNVAIDLKPTFSASQALTAGSSFLGQTLTPTSLWQQPTLEVAPYARTGAAFGQGYGHALVWSYGFSSPGEHERWKVTVDANSGEVLAVEDDNHYFDAQVKGGVYPSTNIGTCTSKETCGTMQPGTPMPWANTGFTSPNNFTDGAGIYNYSAGTVTTTLAGKYVKIADSCGAVNVSSATGSLDLGGVNNDHDCTVPAGTSAGNTPAARSSFYELNKIKEVARGWLPSNTWLQGQLTSNVNLSSTCNAFWNGSTVNFYKSGGGCRNTGEIGAVFDHEWGHGMDNFDANGSLSNSSEGYADIAGILRLQTSCVGYGFFQTTNTGCGLTPDGTGYNQQEAQVAGQSWCNLRCSGVRDADWAASAPNIPATPQNFTCKMCSSGSGPCSKQVHCAASPVRQAAWDLVTRDLTAAPFNYNSNDAFLLGNKLFYQGSGNIGTWHACNCTAGTSDGCGATNGYMQWLAADDDNGNLADGTPHMTAIYAAYNRHNIACSTPAPTNGGCAAGPTAAPTTTATPGDSQVSLSWTASAGASQYWVMKTEGFAGCDFGKARVATVTGTSYTDPEVANGRQYCYSVVPASSNACFGQASACTCTTPTCAAPGAPSLSTPASGATGVELLAALDWADVTGVSGYEVQVATDSAFTNVVRSANSLVASAWTVSPGLTANTAYYWRVRALNSCGGTSAWSAARSFTTRGCVTLAAPTLSSPASGATGVALAPALDWSDVTSAAGYDVQVATDSAFTNVVRSATGLSSSAWNVTPGLSNLTTYHWRARATDSCGASAYSAASSFTTTNVCTPAVATYNSTLRTPACGSVCGCDTGPTLVNGRGTVSGGVEPNQPNTLGATCADGSTGVYHSDESIDRIVLKTVDQGIIAPGKQLTVDVTVWCYGTSDQLDLYYTTNTTTPSWTAISTAQACTAVGLKTFSFPVTVGSTTGNHAVRAQFRFSSTPTSACVAGSYNDRDDLVFSVTSAVAANPASPTAPAAKQVRGRAVTAR; translated from the coding sequence ATGCGCCCCTTGCGGTCCGCGTTGTGTTGTCTAGCCCTCCTGGTGTCGTCCACGACGTACGCATTCCAACCCTCCCAGCCCGCGCAGCAGGGCGCGGTGGCGAAGAAAGCCTTCTTCAAGCCGGAGCTGTACCTGCCCATCCAGAACATGCCGCTGGAGAAGGCGCGCACGCTGATGCCGCGCGTGGGCGCGGACCGGTGGACGAAGTTCCTGAGCAGCACCGGCGGCAGCGTGCAGGTGTACCTGGATCCGCTGTCCGGCATGCCCACGGGCATCCAGGGCAGCTTCCCGCTGCTGCCCGGTGACGGCTACCGCAACAACGTCAGCCTGGACGACGTCCGTCAGGGGCTGGGCCGCTCGGTGGGCGGCGTGGACGAGTCCGTCGTGGGCGAGCTCGTCTTCAAGTTCGTCGCGGACCACCAGGAAGCGCTGGGCGTGGACCTGCTGCAGTTGGGCGCGCCGCGCGTGACGCAGGTCACGGACTCGCTGTGGCAGGTGCACATCCCGCAGGTCGTGAATGGCGTGCCGGTGCGGCACGGCCGGCTGGCGGCCACCATCAGCCACGGCAACCTCATCCTCCTGGGCACGGAGGCGTGGTCCAACGTGGCCATCGACCTGAAGCCCACGTTCAGCGCGTCGCAGGCGCTGACGGCGGGCAGCTCGTTCCTGGGCCAGACGCTGACGCCCACCAGCCTGTGGCAGCAGCCCACGCTGGAGGTGGCCCCCTACGCGCGCACGGGCGCGGCGTTCGGCCAGGGCTACGGCCACGCGCTGGTGTGGAGCTACGGCTTCTCCAGCCCCGGCGAGCACGAGCGCTGGAAGGTGACGGTGGACGCGAACTCCGGCGAGGTGCTGGCCGTGGAGGACGACAACCACTACTTCGACGCCCAGGTGAAGGGCGGCGTGTACCCGTCCACCAACATCGGCACCTGCACGTCGAAGGAGACGTGCGGCACCATGCAGCCCGGCACCCCCATGCCGTGGGCGAACACCGGCTTCACGTCGCCCAACAACTTCACGGACGGCGCGGGCATCTACAACTACAGCGCCGGCACCGTCACCACGACGCTCGCGGGCAAGTACGTGAAGATCGCCGACAGCTGCGGCGCCGTGAACGTCAGCTCCGCCACGGGCAGCCTGGACCTGGGCGGCGTGAACAACGACCACGACTGCACGGTGCCCGCGGGCACGTCCGCGGGCAACACGCCGGCGGCGCGCTCCAGCTTCTACGAGCTGAACAAGATCAAGGAGGTCGCCCGCGGCTGGCTGCCCTCCAACACCTGGCTGCAGGGCCAGCTCACGTCCAACGTGAACCTGTCCAGCACGTGCAACGCGTTCTGGAACGGCAGCACCGTGAACTTCTACAAGTCCGGTGGCGGCTGCCGGAACACCGGTGAGATTGGCGCGGTGTTCGACCACGAGTGGGGCCACGGCATGGACAACTTCGACGCCAACGGCTCCCTGTCCAACTCCAGCGAGGGCTACGCGGACATCGCGGGCATCCTGCGGCTGCAGACGTCCTGCGTGGGCTACGGCTTCTTCCAGACGACGAACACCGGCTGCGGCCTCACGCCGGACGGCACGGGCTACAACCAGCAGGAGGCCCAGGTGGCGGGCCAGTCCTGGTGCAACCTGCGCTGCTCGGGCGTGCGTGACGCGGACTGGGCGGCGAGCGCGCCGAACATCCCGGCCACCCCGCAGAACTTCACCTGCAAGATGTGCTCGTCCGGCTCCGGCCCGTGCAGCAAGCAGGTGCACTGCGCCGCGTCCCCCGTGCGCCAGGCGGCGTGGGACCTGGTGACGCGCGACCTCACGGCGGCGCCCTTCAACTACAACTCCAACGACGCGTTCCTCCTGGGCAACAAGCTCTTCTACCAGGGCTCCGGCAACATCGGCACGTGGCACGCCTGCAACTGCACCGCGGGCACGTCCGACGGCTGCGGCGCGACGAACGGCTACATGCAGTGGCTGGCCGCGGACGACGACAACGGCAACCTGGCGGACGGCACGCCGCACATGACGGCCATCTACGCCGCGTACAACCGCCACAACATCGCCTGCTCCACGCCCGCGCCCACCAACGGCGGCTGCGCGGCGGGCCCCACGGCGGCCCCCACCACCACGGCCACCCCGGGCGACAGCCAGGTGAGCCTGTCCTGGACGGCCTCCGCGGGCGCCAGCCAGTACTGGGTGATGAAGACGGAGGGCTTCGCGGGCTGTGACTTCGGCAAGGCGCGCGTCGCCACCGTCACCGGCACCAGCTACACGGACCCGGAGGTCGCCAACGGCCGCCAGTACTGCTACTCGGTGGTCCCCGCCAGCAGCAACGCGTGCTTCGGCCAGGCGTCCGCGTGCACCTGCACCACGCCCACCTGCGCGGCGCCCGGCGCGCCCTCGCTGTCCACCCCCGCCTCCGGCGCCACCGGCGTGGAGCTGCTCGCGGCGCTGGACTGGGCGGACGTGACGGGCGTGTCCGGCTACGAGGTCCAGGTGGCCACCGACAGCGCCTTCACCAACGTGGTGCGCAGCGCCAACTCGCTGGTGGCCAGCGCCTGGACGGTGTCCCCGGGCCTGACGGCGAACACGGCCTACTACTGGCGCGTGCGCGCGCTCAACTCGTGCGGCGGCACCAGCGCCTGGAGCGCGGCGCGAAGCTTCACCACGCGCGGCTGCGTCACCCTGGCGGCCCCCACGCTGTCCTCGCCCGCCTCCGGCGCCACCGGCGTCGCGCTGGCCCCGGCGCTGGACTGGTCCGACGTGACGAGCGCGGCCGGCTACGACGTGCAGGTGGCCACCGACAGCGCATTCACCAACGTGGTGCGCAGCGCCACCGGCCTGTCCTCCAGCGCGTGGAACGTGACGCCCGGCCTGTCCAACCTGACGACGTACCACTGGCGCGCGCGGGCCACGGACAGCTGCGGCGCGAGCGCGTACAGCGCCGCGTCCAGCTTCACCACCACCAACGTGTGCACGCCCGCCGTGGCCACGTACAACTCCACCCTGCGCACCCCGGCGTGCGGCTCCGTGTGCGGCTGCGACACCGGCCCCACGCTGGTCAACGGCCGCGGCACGGTGTCCGGCGGCGTGGAGCCCAACCAGCCCAACACGCTGGGCGCCACCTGCGCGGACGGCTCCACCGGCGTCTACCACTCGGATGAGAGCATCGACCGCATCGTGCTCAAGACGGTGGACCAGGGCATCATCGCCCCGGGCAAGCAGCTCACCGTGGACGTGACGGTGTGGTGCTACGGCACCAGCGACCAGCTGGACCTGTATTACACGACGAACACCACCACCCCGTCGTGGACGGCCATCTCCACCGCCCAGGCCTGCACCGCGGTGGGGCTGAAGACGTTCTCCTTCCCCGTCACCGTGGGCAGCACCACCGGCAACCACGCCGTGCGCGCGCAGTTCCGCTTCAGCAGCACCCCGACCAGCGCGTGCGTGGCGGGCAGCTACAACGACCGTGACGACCTGGTCTTCAGCGTCACGTCCGCGGTGGCCGCCAACCCCGCCAGCCCCACCGCTCCGGCCGCGAAGCAGGTGCGCGGCCGGGCCGTGACGGCGCGCTAG
- a CDS encoding ArnT family glycosyltransferase, protein MAATFAASLLLRGLYLAGAPDRDWPFSVFFAGDARFFHTAALDLARGHEGPAALPYHPPLFPALLGWLYRVMGEPRGSALPYKLALACLGAATVALCFGFWRRLLGTAWSFVAAGLYAASFGWLVLSTTYSNETLSALWLCFTCALGLRVGGRAPSRGEVLALGAVMGLGTLTRAEHLGLWPFLLGYAWTARSHPWDWKPWALRWGAAVGVSLLLLVPSALRNLDTMRELNARAPHLEPLPEWVPVTVYGPLNFAMANHARATGGFTPALINQGGSNGQLDPSRPEHRRLLLHGYAEGLRWMVEAPGDAARLLWTKLDLWLDGLSLGVGVSDVPGGLTGERAPVDVFVPDAAWLKWPLAALLLAGMALSLRPAHAPFRLLSLVVLHRVLVTLAFFGYARGLLVVFPALLPLLVLPLKVLADRHAAVARRLPVLAGAVLLLVWVEAALVATREAPRRFMASGTTDAVNGKLIQDDRVRLWPGPVVNTSSP, encoded by the coding sequence ATGGCGGCCACGTTCGCCGCCAGCCTGCTGTTGCGCGGGCTGTACCTGGCGGGCGCGCCGGACCGGGACTGGCCCTTCTCCGTCTTCTTCGCGGGTGACGCGCGCTTCTTCCACACCGCCGCGCTGGACCTGGCCCGCGGCCACGAGGGCCCCGCCGCCCTGCCCTACCACCCGCCCCTGTTCCCCGCGCTGCTGGGGTGGCTGTACCGGGTGATGGGGGAGCCCCGGGGCAGCGCGCTGCCGTACAAGCTGGCGCTCGCCTGTCTGGGGGCGGCCACGGTGGCGCTCTGCTTTGGCTTCTGGCGGCGCCTGCTGGGGACGGCGTGGAGCTTCGTGGCGGCGGGGCTGTACGCCGCGAGCTTCGGGTGGCTGGTGCTGTCCACCACGTACAGCAATGAAACATTGTCCGCGCTGTGGCTGTGTTTCACGTGCGCGCTGGGCCTGCGCGTGGGCGGCCGGGCGCCGTCCCGGGGCGAGGTGCTGGCCCTGGGCGCGGTGATGGGGTTGGGCACGCTCACCCGCGCGGAGCACCTGGGGCTGTGGCCATTCCTGCTCGGGTACGCGTGGACCGCGCGCTCGCATCCCTGGGATTGGAAGCCATGGGCCCTGCGCTGGGGCGCGGCGGTGGGCGTGTCCCTGCTGCTGCTCGTGCCTTCCGCCCTGCGCAACCTGGACACGATGCGCGAGTTGAACGCGCGCGCACCGCACCTGGAGCCGCTGCCGGAGTGGGTGCCCGTCACGGTGTACGGGCCGCTCAACTTCGCGATGGCAAACCACGCGCGCGCCACCGGCGGCTTCACGCCCGCGCTGATCAACCAGGGCGGCAGCAACGGCCAGCTGGACCCCTCCCGCCCGGAGCACCGGCGCCTGCTCTTGCACGGCTACGCGGAAGGCCTGCGCTGGATGGTGGAGGCCCCCGGCGACGCGGCCCGGCTCCTGTGGACGAAGCTGGACCTGTGGCTGGACGGCCTGAGCCTGGGCGTCGGCGTGTCGGACGTGCCCGGGGGGCTCACCGGCGAGCGCGCTCCGGTGGACGTGTTCGTCCCCGACGCGGCGTGGCTCAAGTGGCCGCTCGCGGCGCTGCTGCTCGCCGGGATGGCGCTGTCGCTAAGGCCCGCGCACGCGCCCTTCCGGCTGCTGTCGCTGGTGGTGCTGCACCGGGTGCTCGTCACGCTCGCCTTCTTCGGCTACGCGCGTGGGCTGCTCGTCGTCTTCCCCGCGCTCCTGCCGCTCCTGGTGCTGCCGCTGAAGGTCCTGGCGGACCGCCACGCGGCCGTGGCCCGGAGGCTGCCGGTGCTCGCCGGGGCGGTGCTCCTGCTCGTGTGGGTGGAGGCCGCGCTCGTCGCCACGCGCGAGGCGCCCCGCCGCTTCATGGCCAGCGGCACCACCGACGCCGTGAACGGCAAGCTCATCCAGGACGACCGGGTCCGGCTCTGGCCTGGCCCTGTAGTGAACACTTCAAGCCCTTGA
- a CDS encoding M20/M25/M40 family metallo-hydrolase: MRLKRLAPVVVSLCCATASAESRDKEVYITIGSEAVTAVRSSFRAAGSAPTLVREANGVSVLKLTESQLGDVSAIMHDQYHRCAGFMAHDTQEAALAALSPAQPTQSLVSYTLDNAAVVNGLFSGLEEASLRSTIIQLASYTNRYYNNSTGGTQSASWLKSAWESYAAGRPDVSVQLYTHSGWSQPSVIATVTGTVFPDEVVVIGGHLDSINITVGSSSRPSAPAPGADDDASGVATLSEVFRVAMAKGYKPARTVKFMAYAAEEVGLYGSQAIAQAHKSAGTNVVGVLQLDMTNYRGSSWDVTLVTDNTNAAQNAFLGSLIDTYTGYSRTNITCGYGCSDHASWTAQGYPASIPFEAQMSNDNPNIHTANDTLANSTNGNASNALKFARIGAAYLAELGKGTLPGQPTDTQPPTVSLTAPASGATVNGTTNITASATDNVGVSKVEFLVDGVVKGTSFSSPYSLAWDSRTVANGSHTVAAKAHDSAGNNATTTARTVTVANVSTSGTYDTTLRTVRCSAAAATCDSGTLFNGRGSMGPEKNTPNTLRGTCGDGSSGTYKSDESVEVLKVSTVDGSNFAAGKQVKVEASIWAYASPSSDRLDLYYTANATATTPVWTLLTTITPTAAGAQTLSYTYTLPAGANQAVRAQFRYGSGSPSSACVSGEYNDRDDLVFAVQ, from the coding sequence ATGCGTTTGAAGAGATTGGCCCCCGTCGTCGTGTCGCTGTGCTGCGCCACTGCTTCCGCCGAGTCGCGTGACAAGGAGGTCTACATCACCATCGGTTCGGAGGCGGTGACGGCGGTGCGCTCGTCGTTCCGCGCGGCCGGGAGCGCGCCCACGCTGGTGCGTGAGGCGAACGGGGTGAGCGTGCTCAAGCTCACCGAGTCGCAGCTGGGCGACGTGTCCGCCATCATGCATGACCAGTATCACCGCTGCGCGGGCTTCATGGCGCACGACACGCAGGAGGCGGCGCTCGCGGCGCTCTCGCCCGCGCAGCCCACGCAGTCGCTGGTGAGCTACACGCTGGACAACGCGGCGGTGGTCAACGGCCTGTTCTCCGGGCTCGAGGAGGCCAGCCTGCGCAGCACCATCATCCAGTTGGCCAGCTACACGAACCGCTACTACAACAACTCCACGGGCGGCACGCAGTCCGCCAGCTGGCTCAAGAGCGCCTGGGAGTCCTACGCCGCCGGGCGGCCCGACGTGAGCGTGCAGCTGTACACGCACTCGGGCTGGAGCCAGCCCTCCGTCATCGCCACCGTCACCGGCACCGTCTTCCCGGACGAGGTGGTCGTGATTGGCGGCCACCTGGACTCCATCAACATCACCGTCGGCTCCTCCAGCCGCCCCTCCGCGCCGGCGCCGGGCGCGGATGACGACGCCTCCGGTGTCGCCACGCTGTCGGAGGTCTTCCGCGTGGCGATGGCCAAGGGCTACAAGCCGGCGCGCACGGTGAAGTTCATGGCGTACGCGGCGGAGGAGGTGGGCCTCTACGGCTCGCAGGCCATCGCGCAGGCGCACAAGTCCGCGGGCACCAACGTGGTGGGCGTGCTCCAACTGGACATGACCAACTACCGTGGCTCGTCGTGGGACGTGACGCTCGTCACGGACAACACCAATGCGGCGCAGAACGCGTTCCTCGGTAGCCTCATCGACACGTACACGGGCTACTCGCGCACGAACATCACGTGCGGCTACGGGTGCTCGGACCACGCGTCGTGGACCGCGCAGGGCTACCCGGCGTCCATCCCGTTCGAAGCGCAGATGAGCAACGACAACCCCAACATCCACACGGCCAACGACACGCTGGCCAACAGCACGAACGGCAACGCCAGCAACGCGCTGAAGTTCGCGCGCATCGGCGCCGCGTACCTGGCGGAGCTGGGCAAGGGCACGCTGCCGGGCCAGCCCACGGACACCCAGCCCCCCACGGTGTCGCTCACCGCACCGGCGAGCGGCGCGACCGTGAACGGCACCACCAACATCACGGCGTCGGCCACCGACAACGTGGGCGTCAGCAAGGTGGAGTTCCTGGTGGACGGCGTGGTGAAGGGCACGTCCTTCTCCTCGCCGTACAGCCTCGCGTGGGACAGCCGCACGGTGGCCAACGGCAGCCACACGGTGGCGGCGAAGGCGCACGACAGCGCGGGCAACAACGCCACCACGACGGCGCGGACGGTGACGGTGGCCAACGTGTCCACGAGCGGCACCTACGACACCACGCTCCGGACGGTGCGTTGCAGCGCGGCGGCCGCCACCTGCGACAGCGGCACGCTGTTCAACGGCCGTGGCTCCATGGGCCCGGAGAAGAACACGCCCAACACGCTGCGCGGCACGTGCGGTGACGGCAGCTCCGGCACCTACAAGAGCGACGAGTCCGTGGAGGTCCTCAAGGTGTCCACCGTGGACGGCTCCAACTTCGCCGCGGGCAAGCAGGTGAAGGTGGAGGCCTCCATCTGGGCCTACGCCAGCCCGTCGTCGGACCGGCTGGACCTGTACTACACGGCCAACGCCACGGCGACGACGCCGGTCTGGACGCTGCTCACCACCATCACCCCGACGGCCGCGGGTGCCCAGACGCTGTCGTACACGTACACGCTGCCCGCCGGCGCCAACCAGGCCGTGCGCGCGCAGTTCCGCTACGGCAGCGGCAGCCCGTCCAGCGCGTGCGTCTCCGGCGAGTACAACGACCGCGACGACCTGGTGTTCGCCGTCCAGTAA
- a CDS encoding hybrid sensor histidine kinase/response regulator translates to MSQDVPPQTPETLFTGGSQMHALVRTHDWDASPVGPVASWPTSLKMLVKTMLGSRYPMILTWGPRLTQFYNDAYSLVIGDKHPAALGTDIRDTLAEAWDSLEPLVSEAMTTGVASWVPALRLLLNRSGYREESYFDVSHAPAYDDTGAIGGMLAVCAEVTSQVLSERRMRLLRDLSAQASDTRSVAKTCGDLMTALADHPLDVPCALLYLRAEDGRTLTLSGAVGLARGGPLSPETIVLDAGLREAAPYLRALDGERVRRDGLEALLALQGGPFGDSVGTLFFQPLAGAGTAAPLGVLVTALSPNRALDEGYASFFELLSAQVAVALRNARAYEEERQRAEALAELDRAKTTFFHNISHEFRTPLTLMLGPLEDVLAQVPVTEAARKDLELVHRNAGRLLRLVNTLLDFSRLEAGRIDSSFEPTDLTAFTRDLTGHFRSAIERTGLSFHVDCEPLPEPAYVDRQMWEKVVFNLLSNALKFTFQGGISVRQEVRGNDVLLRVQDTGTGIPAAELPHLFERFHRVRNARSRTHEGTGIGLALVRELVALHGGDVTVESEEGRGSTFTVRIPRGHAHLPADRLLAPRQQQSTALGARPFLQEAERWTDEESAPRALELVPPPAEGEGAGQELPRPHVLVADDNADMREYVERVLSPSFDVTLATDGQAALEAARAHAPDLVLTDVMMPRLGGFGLLRALRELPSTRAVPVVMLSARAGEEAAVEGLEAGADDYLVKPFSARELVARVRSMLELSRMRREVIRQDLLAQSLRESLQARDDFLAVASHELKTPLAAFRLHLERLERSLGEDALGRARSPLESAGRQVQRLHALMETLLDVSQLTTGRLALDLNDVDLTAVVGNAVARLREEVARMGVTVTLEAGMPLVGRYDKLRIDQVVTHLLTNAAKYGQGRPIAVRVAAEDGTARLSVRDEGIGISEEDRARIFERFERAVPGRNYGGLGLGLWIARQVVEAHGGRITVDSKPGLGSTFVVELPIEGLQAA, encoded by the coding sequence ATGAGCCAGGACGTCCCTCCCCAGACTCCGGAAACCCTCTTCACCGGCGGCAGCCAGATGCACGCGCTGGTGCGCACGCATGACTGGGACGCGTCGCCGGTGGGGCCGGTGGCCTCCTGGCCCACGAGCCTCAAGATGCTCGTGAAGACGATGCTCGGGTCTCGCTACCCGATGATCCTCACCTGGGGTCCACGGCTCACCCAGTTCTACAACGACGCCTATTCGCTGGTGATTGGCGACAAGCACCCGGCCGCGCTGGGCACGGACATCCGCGACACGCTGGCGGAGGCGTGGGACTCGCTGGAGCCGCTGGTGTCGGAGGCGATGACGACGGGCGTCGCCAGCTGGGTGCCCGCGCTCCGGCTGCTGCTCAACCGCAGCGGCTACCGCGAGGAGTCCTACTTCGACGTCAGCCACGCGCCCGCCTACGACGACACGGGCGCCATCGGCGGCATGCTCGCGGTGTGCGCGGAGGTGACGTCCCAGGTCCTGAGCGAGCGGCGCATGCGGCTGTTGCGCGACCTGTCCGCCCAGGCGTCCGACACGCGCAGCGTGGCCAAGACGTGCGGCGACCTGATGACCGCCCTGGCGGATCATCCGCTGGACGTGCCGTGCGCGCTGCTCTACCTGCGCGCGGAGGACGGCCGGACGCTGACGCTGAGCGGGGCCGTGGGCCTTGCGCGCGGCGGACCGCTGAGCCCGGAGACCATCGTACTGGACGCGGGCTTGCGGGAGGCGGCCCCGTACCTGCGCGCGCTCGACGGTGAGCGCGTGCGGCGCGACGGGCTGGAGGCGCTCCTGGCGCTCCAGGGTGGGCCGTTCGGGGACTCGGTCGGGACGCTCTTCTTCCAGCCGCTCGCGGGCGCGGGCACGGCCGCGCCGCTGGGGGTGCTCGTCACCGCGCTGTCGCCCAACCGCGCGCTGGATGAGGGCTATGCCTCCTTCTTCGAACTGTTGAGCGCGCAGGTGGCGGTGGCGCTGCGCAACGCGCGGGCCTACGAGGAGGAGCGGCAGCGGGCGGAGGCGCTGGCGGAGCTGGACCGCGCGAAGACAACCTTCTTCCACAACATCTCCCACGAGTTCCGCACGCCGCTCACGCTGATGCTGGGGCCGCTGGAGGACGTGCTCGCGCAGGTGCCGGTGACGGAAGCCGCGCGCAAGGACCTGGAGCTGGTCCACCGCAACGCGGGCCGCCTGCTGCGGCTGGTGAACACGCTCCTGGACTTCAGCCGGTTGGAAGCGGGCCGCATCGACTCCAGCTTCGAGCCCACGGACCTGACCGCCTTCACGCGCGACCTCACCGGCCACTTCCGCTCCGCCATCGAGCGCACCGGCCTGTCCTTCCACGTGGACTGCGAGCCGCTGCCGGAACCCGCCTACGTGGACCGGCAGATGTGGGAGAAGGTTGTCTTCAACCTGCTCTCCAACGCCCTCAAGTTCACCTTCCAGGGCGGCATCTCCGTCCGGCAGGAGGTCCGGGGCAACGACGTCCTCCTGCGCGTGCAGGACACGGGCACGGGCATCCCCGCGGCGGAGCTGCCCCACCTCTTCGAGCGCTTCCACCGCGTGCGCAACGCGCGCAGCCGCACCCACGAGGGCACCGGCATCGGCCTGGCGCTGGTGCGGGAGCTGGTGGCGCTGCACGGCGGCGACGTGACCGTGGAGAGCGAGGAGGGACGGGGCAGCACCTTCACCGTCCGGATCCCCCGGGGCCACGCGCACCTGCCCGCGGACCGCCTCCTCGCTCCGCGTCAGCAGCAGTCCACCGCCCTGGGCGCGCGCCCCTTCCTCCAGGAGGCCGAGCGCTGGACGGACGAAGAGTCCGCGCCCCGCGCGTTGGAACTCGTGCCTCCGCCAGCGGAAGGGGAGGGCGCGGGCCAGGAGCTGCCCCGGCCGCACGTGCTGGTGGCGGACGACAACGCGGACATGCGCGAGTACGTGGAGCGCGTGCTGTCGCCGTCGTTCGACGTGACGCTGGCGACGGACGGACAGGCCGCGCTGGAGGCCGCGCGCGCGCACGCGCCGGACCTGGTGCTGACGGACGTGATGATGCCGAGGCTGGGAGGCTTCGGCCTGCTGCGTGCGCTGCGCGAGCTGCCGTCCACGCGCGCCGTGCCCGTGGTGATGTTGTCCGCTCGCGCCGGTGAGGAGGCCGCGGTGGAGGGGCTGGAGGCGGGCGCGGATGACTACCTGGTGAAGCCCTTCAGCGCCCGGGAGCTGGTGGCGCGCGTGCGCTCCATGCTGGAGCTGTCGCGCATGCGCCGGGAGGTCATCCGCCAGGACCTGCTCGCCCAGTCGCTGCGCGAGAGCCTCCAGGCCCGGGACGACTTCCTCGCGGTGGCGAGCCACGAGCTCAAGACGCCGCTGGCCGCCTTCCGCCTGCACCTGGAGCGGCTGGAGCGCAGCCTGGGGGAGGACGCGCTGGGCCGCGCCCGGAGTCCGCTGGAGTCCGCGGGCCGGCAGGTGCAGCGGCTGCACGCGCTGATGGAGACGCTGCTGGACGTGTCGCAGCTCACCACGGGCCGGCTGGCGCTGGACCTGAACGACGTGGACCTCACCGCCGTGGTGGGCAACGCGGTGGCCCGCCTGCGCGAGGAGGTGGCGCGCATGGGCGTGACGGTGACGCTGGAGGCGGGCATGCCGCTCGTCGGCCGCTACGACAAGCTGCGCATCGACCAGGTGGTGACGCACCTGCTGACGAACGCGGCGAAGTACGGCCAGGGCCGCCCCATCGCGGTGCGCGTGGCCGCCGAGGACGGCACCGCGCGCCTTTCCGTGCGCGACGAGGGCATTGGCATCAGCGAGGAGGACCGCGCGCGCATCTTCGAGCGCTTCGAGCGCGCGGTCCCCGGACGCAACTACGGGGGCCTGGGCCTGGGGCTGTGGATCGCCCGCCAGGTGGTGGAGGCCCACGGCGGACGCATCACCGTGGACAGCAAGCCGGGCCTGGGCTCCACCTTCGTGGTGGAGCTGCCCATCGAAGGGCTCCAGGCGGCCTGA